Proteins encoded together in one Chryseobacterium taklimakanense window:
- a CDS encoding helix-hairpin-helix domain-containing protein, producing MKNNLPNRLRRRQYIALALFGVTIAATQFAFSLYKQKQKPEISDVEFKTNSATPDLPIILTEFNPNDLDQSQWKNLGFTDRDVATILKYKRIIGGEFRSKEQFRKCYPIVDRYKELEPYILLPETDYDAKKGNFTYKTFEKKKLNIPGKFNPDNFSTNDWVAMGFSERQAEAILKYKNYLGGSFQSKEKLKACFMISEEQFAQMSPYVLLPEKTDEQPRVYAGSFKEKPKINYTYFDPNQLDEEGWKSLGFSEKQIAGILNYKIKILRGSFRTLEDVQKCYMITQRFEELKPWIRFNPENIKEPEKTSYAKPDAKQEHKTDFSKVDLNEMTFNQLREFGFNEKTSGGFVAFRKSLGGFVNKNQIYEVYGIDRDLAEKLVGMSPLNSEGVKKYTLTDAPESWLKTHPYFKYSADKIIFYRISNPDEKKIWKFIKTKPEYEAKMRMYLK from the coding sequence ATGAAAAACAATCTCCCAAACCGGCTCCGACGCAGGCAGTATATCGCCCTAGCTTTGTTTGGAGTGACGATCGCTGCAACTCAATTTGCATTTTCCCTTTATAAGCAGAAACAAAAGCCGGAAATATCAGATGTTGAGTTTAAAACCAATTCGGCAACTCCCGATTTACCTATAATTCTTACTGAATTTAATCCCAATGACCTGGATCAAAGCCAATGGAAAAATCTTGGGTTTACGGACAGAGATGTTGCTACAATTCTGAAATACAAAAGAATTATAGGCGGCGAATTCAGATCGAAAGAACAGTTCAGAAAGTGTTATCCAATTGTTGACCGTTACAAAGAACTTGAGCCCTACATTCTTCTCCCGGAAACCGATTACGACGCCAAAAAAGGTAATTTTACTTATAAAACTTTTGAAAAGAAGAAACTTAATATTCCCGGCAAATTCAATCCGGACAATTTTTCTACAAACGATTGGGTTGCAATGGGATTTTCTGAGCGGCAGGCAGAGGCAATCCTGAAATACAAGAACTATCTGGGTGGAAGTTTTCAGAGTAAAGAGAAGCTGAAGGCCTGTTTCATGATTAGTGAAGAGCAGTTTGCGCAAATGTCGCCTTACGTTTTGCTACCGGAGAAAACCGATGAGCAGCCCAGGGTCTATGCTGGCAGTTTCAAGGAAAAACCCAAAATCAACTACACTTATTTCGATCCCAACCAACTGGATGAAGAAGGGTGGAAATCGCTGGGATTTTCCGAAAAGCAGATTGCCGGAATTTTAAATTACAAAATAAAAATTCTGCGCGGAAGCTTCCGGACTTTGGAAGATGTGCAGAAATGCTATATGATCACTCAGCGCTTCGAAGAGCTGAAACCGTGGATCAGATTTAATCCTGAAAATATTAAAGAACCTGAAAAAACAAGCTACGCAAAACCAGATGCAAAGCAGGAACATAAAACCGACTTCTCGAAAGTGGATCTGAATGAAATGACATTCAACCAGCTGCGAGAATTTGGTTTTAATGAAAAAACTTCCGGCGGATTTGTGGCATTTCGCAAGAGTTTGGGCGGTTTCGTAAATAAAAATCAGATTTATGAAGTGTACGGAATAGACCGAGATTTGGCAGAAAAACTGGTTGGTATGTCCCCATTAAATTCTGAGGGCGTAAAAAAATACACTTTGACTGATGCGCCCGAAAGTTGGTTGAAAACACATCCTTACTTCAAATATTCAGCTGATAAAATTATTTTCTACCGAATTTCTAATCCGGATGAAAAAAAGATTTGGAAATTCATCAAAACAAAACCGGAGTACGAAGCGAAAATGAGAATGTATCTGAAATAA
- a CDS encoding MerR family transcriptional regulator, whose amino-acid sequence MKLELPDKLYYSIGEVAKAFDVNTSLLRYWEQEFPILRPKKNKKGNRYFTPEDLKNLKIIYHLVKEKGYTLDGARIALTTNSKISETVTMIDRLEFVKAELQKLKDSLTDKPENEQP is encoded by the coding sequence ATGAAACTTGAATTACCTGATAAACTTTACTATTCCATCGGAGAAGTTGCTAAAGCTTTCGATGTAAACACCTCACTTTTAAGATATTGGGAACAGGAATTTCCGATCCTTCGTCCGAAGAAAAATAAGAAAGGAAACCGGTATTTTACGCCGGAAGACCTCAAGAATTTGAAAATCATCTATCATTTGGTTAAAGAAAAAGGTTATACTTTGGACGGAGCGCGCATCGCACTGACGACCAACTCAAAAATTTCAGAAACCGTTACCATGATCGACCGTCTGGAATTTGTAAAAGCTGAATTGCAGAAACTAAAGGATTCATTGACTGATAAACCTGAAAACGAACAACCATGA
- the rpsA gene encoding 30S ribosomal protein S1, which produces MSENKDAVLMNQNVAPEQFDWDSFESGLDAEARKEKSDLEEIYKGSLSDLEDNDVLVGKVVRLTDKEAIVDINFKSEGVISLNEFRYNQGLQVGDEVEVMVDRREDKTGQLQLSHKKARTLKAWDKVNELHESGEIVNGFVKSRTKGGMIVDVHGIEAFLPGSQIDVKPIKDYDQFVGKTMEFKVVKINPEFKNVVVSHKALIEADIEGQKKEIIAQLEKGQVLEGTVKNITSYGVFIDLGGVDGLIHITDLSWSRVNHPSEILEDGQTVKVVILDFDDEKTRIQLGMKQLEPHPWDALSADLKVGDKVKGKVVVLADYGAFVEIAPGVEGLIHVSEMSWSTHLRSAGDFVKVGDEVEAEVLTLDREDRKISLGIKQLSKDPWENIEAKYPVGSQHVGTVRNFTNFGVFVELEEGIDGLIYISDLSWTKKIKHPSEFCNVGDKLDVVVLELDTAARRLSLGHKQLQENPWDKFETKYAEGTVHNGTATDVFDKGAQVQFEDAEVEAFCPSRLLEKEDGSKIKKGETADFKVIEFNKEFKRVVVSHTGTFRDEERRNAKEAAAKPAATSGEEKTTLGDIDALAELKKKMEGGN; this is translated from the coding sequence ATGTCTGAAAACAAAGACGCGGTTCTGATGAACCAAAACGTAGCACCTGAACAGTTTGACTGGGATTCTTTCGAATCCGGACTGGATGCTGAAGCCAGAAAAGAAAAAAGTGACCTTGAAGAAATCTACAAAGGTTCTTTGAGCGATCTTGAGGACAATGATGTTCTTGTGGGTAAAGTTGTAAGACTTACTGACAAAGAAGCTATCGTTGACATCAACTTCAAATCTGAAGGTGTGATTTCTCTGAACGAATTCCGTTACAACCAAGGCCTGCAGGTAGGTGACGAGGTTGAAGTAATGGTTGACAGAAGAGAAGACAAAACCGGCCAACTGCAACTTTCCCACAAAAAAGCCAGAACACTTAAGGCTTGGGACAAAGTAAACGAACTTCACGAAAGCGGAGAAATCGTAAACGGTTTTGTAAAATCAAGAACCAAAGGTGGTATGATCGTAGATGTACACGGTATAGAAGCGTTCTTGCCAGGTTCACAAATCGATGTGAAGCCAATTAAAGATTACGATCAGTTCGTAGGTAAAACAATGGAGTTCAAAGTTGTGAAAATCAACCCTGAGTTCAAAAACGTTGTAGTATCTCACAAAGCATTGATCGAAGCTGACATCGAAGGACAGAAAAAAGAAATCATCGCTCAATTGGAGAAAGGACAGGTTCTTGAAGGAACAGTGAAAAACATTACTTCTTACGGTGTATTCATCGACCTAGGTGGTGTTGACGGTTTGATCCACATTACTGACCTTTCTTGGAGCAGAGTTAACCATCCGTCAGAAATTCTTGAAGACGGGCAGACTGTAAAAGTTGTAATCCTTGATTTCGATGATGAGAAAACAAGAATCCAGCTTGGTATGAAGCAGCTTGAACCTCACCCTTGGGATGCACTTTCTGCTGACTTGAAAGTTGGTGATAAAGTAAAAGGAAAAGTGGTAGTTCTTGCGGACTATGGTGCTTTTGTAGAAATTGCTCCAGGTGTAGAAGGTTTGATCCACGTTTCTGAAATGTCTTGGTCTACACACCTTAGAAGCGCAGGCGACTTCGTGAAAGTAGGTGATGAAGTAGAAGCTGAAGTATTGACTTTAGACAGAGAAGACAGAAAAATCTCTCTTGGTATCAAGCAATTGAGCAAAGATCCATGGGAAAATATCGAAGCTAAATATCCGGTTGGTTCTCAGCACGTAGGTACTGTGAGAAACTTCACAAACTTCGGTGTATTCGTAGAACTTGAAGAAGGTATCGACGGACTGATCTACATTTCTGACCTTTCCTGGACTAAAAAAATCAAGCATCCAAGCGAATTCTGCAACGTAGGCGACAAACTTGATGTGGTAGTTCTTGAGCTGGATACTGCTGCAAGAAGACTTTCTCTAGGACACAAGCAACTTCAGGAAAACCCTTGGGATAAATTCGAAACTAAATATGCTGAAGGCACCGTACACAACGGAACTGCAACTGATGTATTCGACAAAGGTGCACAGGTACAGTTTGAAGATGCTGAAGTAGAAGCGTTCTGCCCATCGAGATTGTTGGAAAAAGAAGACGGCTCCAAAATCAAGAAAGGTGAAACTGCTGATTTCAAAGTAATCGAATTCAACAAGGAGTTCAAGAGAGTAGTAGTGTCTCACACAGGTACTTTCAGAGACGAAGAAAGAAGAAATGCTAAAGAAGCTGCTGCAAAACCAGCTGCAACTTCAGGTGAAGAGAAAACCACTCTTGGTGATATCGACGCTTTAGCAGAACTTAAAAAGAAAATGGAAGGCGGTAACTAA
- a CDS encoding type II toxin-antitoxin system VapC family toxin has translation MKIDFIADTNILIYIHEGNEIVESFMDYNFGISFISEIELLGFKNISKSEETKLKQLISDCFYIDWNSKLKDQTIELKKKYGIKLPDSIIAATSIVYAIPLVTADKGFVKINELDLILLEV, from the coding sequence ATGAAGATTGATTTTATTGCTGATACAAATATCCTCATTTACATTCACGAAGGAAATGAAATCGTAGAAAGTTTTATGGATTACAATTTTGGAATTTCATTTATTTCCGAAATTGAATTACTAGGTTTTAAAAATATTTCTAAAAGTGAAGAAACAAAATTGAAGCAGCTCATTTCTGATTGTTTTTATATTGATTGGAATTCAAAATTAAAGGATCAAACAATAGAGCTAAAGAAGAAATACGGAATAAAACTTCCTGATTCTATAATAGCTGCAACATCTATTGTATATGCTATTCCTTTAGTGACAGCTGATAAAGGCTTTGTGAAAATTAATGAACTAGATTTAATTTTACTTGAAGTTTAA
- the rpe gene encoding ribulose-phosphate 3-epimerase → MKNRLIAPSLLSADFGNLQRDIEMLNRSQADWFHVDVMDGRFVPNISFGFPVMKTVREHAKKFVDVHLMIVEPEKYVEEFINQGADLVSVHYEACTHLHRTINLIQDKGAKAGVVLNPSTPVLMLEDIISEVDLVLLMSVNPGFGGQKFIENTYKKISETKDLILSNNSTALIQVDGGVNVDNSAKLFDAGADVLVAGNAVFSSENPEKTIELLKI, encoded by the coding sequence ATGAAGAACAGGTTAATCGCTCCTTCCCTTTTGTCTGCGGATTTCGGGAATTTGCAGCGTGATATAGAAATGCTGAACAGGAGCCAGGCAGACTGGTTTCACGTGGATGTAATGGACGGAAGATTCGTGCCGAATATTTCTTTCGGATTTCCGGTAATGAAAACAGTTCGCGAGCACGCAAAAAAGTTTGTTGATGTGCACCTGATGATTGTGGAGCCGGAAAAATACGTGGAAGAATTCATTAATCAGGGAGCGGATCTGGTTTCCGTTCACTATGAAGCGTGTACGCATTTGCACAGGACAATTAATCTCATTCAGGATAAAGGCGCTAAAGCTGGTGTTGTTTTAAATCCTTCTACGCCGGTTCTGATGCTGGAAGACATCATTTCTGAAGTGGATTTGGTTTTGTTAATGAGCGTAAACCCTGGATTTGGCGGGCAAAAATTCATTGAGAATACTTACAAGAAGATTTCTGAAACGAAAGATTTGATTTTAAGCAATAATTCCACAGCTTTAATCCAAGTTGACGGCGGGGTGAATGTTGACAATTCGGCAAAACTTTTCGATGCGGGTGCCGATGTTCTGGTGGCCGGAAATGCGGTTTTCAGCAGTGAAAATCCTGAGAAGACCATTGAACTTTTAAAAATATAG
- a CDS encoding M42 family metallopeptidase — MKFQKKSLHFLEEYLNAASPTGYERNGQEIWMNYLKPYVDKIEFDHYGTCYGIINPEAEFKVVIEAHADEISWYVNYITDDGLIYVIRNGGSDQAIAPSKVVHIHGEKGTVKGVFGWPAIHTRSANQNEPVPKIENIFIDCGAKTKKEVEEMGIHVGCMITYPDEFFELNDRYFVCRALDNRIGGFMIAEVAKMLKDNKNKLPFGLYIVNSVQEEVGLYGADMIADTIKPNIAIITDVTHDTTTPMIDKKKEGEQKCGDGPVVFFAPSVHHNIREIIVETARSKKIPFQRAAASRATGTDTDVFAHSNGGVPSALISLPLRYMHTTVEMVEREDVANVIKLIYETLLQIKPTMNLKYH, encoded by the coding sequence ATGAAATTTCAAAAAAAATCTTTACACTTTTTAGAAGAATATTTAAACGCCGCATCGCCAACAGGTTACGAGCGAAATGGGCAGGAAATCTGGATGAATTACCTGAAGCCTTATGTAGATAAGATTGAATTTGATCATTATGGAACGTGCTACGGCATCATCAATCCGGAAGCTGAATTTAAAGTTGTAATTGAGGCGCATGCCGACGAAATCTCGTGGTATGTTAATTATATTACTGATGACGGCCTGATCTACGTCATCAGAAACGGCGGTTCTGATCAGGCGATCGCACCGTCAAAAGTGGTACATATCCACGGAGAAAAAGGAACTGTAAAGGGTGTTTTCGGCTGGCCGGCCATTCATACCAGAAGCGCAAACCAGAACGAGCCTGTTCCAAAGATTGAAAATATTTTTATCGATTGTGGCGCAAAAACCAAAAAAGAAGTCGAGGAAATGGGAATTCACGTTGGCTGCATGATCACGTATCCTGATGAATTTTTTGAACTGAATGACCGCTATTTCGTATGTCGCGCACTCGATAACAGAATCGGTGGTTTTATGATTGCCGAAGTAGCAAAAATGCTGAAAGACAACAAAAACAAACTGCCTTTCGGCCTTTATATCGTGAATTCTGTTCAGGAAGAAGTTGGCCTTTATGGTGCTGATATGATTGCGGACACTATAAAACCAAACATCGCGATCATTACAGATGTTACGCACGACACCACAACTCCGATGATCGATAAGAAAAAAGAGGGCGAACAGAAGTGTGGCGACGGGCCAGTCGTTTTTTTTGCTCCGAGCGTTCATCACAATATCCGTGAAATTATTGTAGAAACTGCAAGATCTAAGAAAATTCCTTTTCAGAGAGCCGCTGCAAGCCGCGCCACTGGAACAGATACCGATGTATTTGCCCATTCCAATGGCGGTGTTCCGAGCGCGCTGATCTCGCTGCCACTGCGTTACATGCACACCACTGTTGAGATGGTAGAAAGAGAAGATGTTGCAAATGTCATCAAGCTGATTTATGAAACGCTCCTTCAGATCAAGCCAACAATGAATTTGAAATACCATTAA
- a CDS encoding DUF4294 domain-containing protein, producing MKIYKLFYIVLLFLGVHAFGQTDTIAKPFSQIPADELRTDEFGNTYYYDERQQAKIYEINGETVVVMDELVLQKKPHFNNQLDRNYYYFLNKKLNRVYPLFLTALQQYRDLNAQLATMEGAEKRKFSREIQQKLADRYEAQLRDLTTTEGQVFAKLMYRATGKTVYEIIRELRGGWSAFWWNVKGNAADIELKKEYNPYKYRDDEFVESLLQSNWNVGYLIPYPGYRDFKVNKN from the coding sequence ATGAAAATATATAAATTATTCTATATCGTCCTTTTGTTCTTGGGCGTTCACGCTTTTGGACAAACTGACACGATAGCCAAACCTTTTAGCCAAATTCCGGCAGACGAACTGCGGACTGACGAGTTCGGAAACACCTACTACTACGACGAAAGGCAGCAAGCCAAAATCTATGAAATAAACGGTGAAACAGTAGTGGTGATGGATGAATTGGTGTTACAAAAAAAGCCACATTTTAATAATCAGCTGGACCGGAACTATTATTACTTTCTTAATAAAAAGCTTAACCGCGTTTATCCTTTATTTTTGACGGCATTGCAGCAATACCGTGATCTCAATGCCCAGTTGGCCACTATGGAAGGTGCTGAAAAAAGAAAGTTTTCCCGGGAAATCCAGCAAAAACTTGCAGACCGGTATGAAGCTCAGTTGCGTGACCTCACCACAACCGAAGGACAGGTTTTTGCAAAATTGATGTACCGGGCTACCGGCAAAACAGTCTATGAAATTATCAGGGAATTACGTGGCGGCTGGAGCGCTTTCTGGTGGAATGTAAAAGGCAACGCAGCCGATATTGAACTGAAAAAAGAATATAACCCCTATAAATACAGGGATGATGAATTTGTGGAGTCGCTCTTGCAAAGCAACTGGAATGTGGGCTACCTGATCCCGTATCCGGGCTACCGCGATTTCAAAGTAAACAAAAACTAA
- a CDS encoding NUDIX domain-containing protein — protein sequence MINSFNIRVYAACIKNKKLFTLFEEYVGEKLIKLPGGGLEFGEGTVECLKREFAEELNLEIENIQHLYTQEDFIISKFKQNQQLLTIYYTADIKDESALKIMDSTIENTEWISLAEANPFNLPVDRIVFEKLKATYL from the coding sequence ATGATAAACAGCTTCAATATCCGGGTTTACGCAGCGTGTATAAAAAATAAAAAATTATTCACTTTGTTTGAGGAATATGTTGGCGAAAAACTCATTAAGCTTCCGGGCGGCGGCCTTGAGTTTGGTGAAGGAACGGTTGAATGCCTGAAACGTGAATTTGCTGAGGAACTGAATCTCGAAATTGAAAACATTCAGCACCTTTACACGCAGGAAGATTTCATAATATCAAAATTCAAACAGAACCAGCAATTGCTGACGATTTATTACACTGCAGATATCAAGGACGAATCAGCCCTGAAAATTATGGATTCCACCATTGAAAATACAGAATGGATTTCCCTCGCCGAAGCAAATCCATTTAATTTGCCTGTAGACAGAATTGTTTTCGAAAAACTTAAAGCAACCTACCTTTAG
- the mnmD gene encoding tRNA (5-methylaminomethyl-2-thiouridine)(34)-methyltransferase MnmD, translating to MKRKIKTTNDGSKTLFINEMNEGYHSGHGALQEAEHVFIKNGLNLVDDYEINILELGFGTGLNVLVTINEFLKTDKNHIFHYFTLEKYPVLLTEVEQLDYPSLFSNKKITEINEKIHHSEWNTPVEIIPNFYLTKFECDFYQLENLEIPPIDLVYYDCFGARVQPDLWEKPLFKMVADKMKTNGLLTTYASKGSVRRNLQELGFEVEKKAGPPGKREMINARKLPQL from the coding sequence ATGAAAAGAAAGATTAAGACCACAAATGACGGTAGTAAGACCTTGTTTATCAATGAAATGAACGAAGGTTACCACTCCGGTCACGGTGCTTTGCAGGAAGCCGAACATGTATTTATCAAAAATGGACTAAATCTAGTCGATGATTACGAAATTAATATTTTAGAACTCGGTTTTGGCACAGGTCTGAATGTTTTAGTTACCATTAATGAATTTTTAAAAACTGATAAAAATCATATTTTTCACTATTTTACTCTTGAAAAATACCCCGTTTTATTAACAGAAGTTGAACAGCTCGACTACCCTTCGCTTTTTAGCAACAAAAAAATAACGGAAATTAACGAGAAAATTCACCATTCAGAATGGAATACACCCGTAGAGATTATTCCCAATTTCTATTTAACTAAATTTGAATGTGATTTCTATCAGCTTGAAAATCTCGAGATCCCACCAATAGATTTGGTTTACTACGACTGCTTCGGGGCACGCGTACAGCCAGACCTTTGGGAGAAGCCTTTATTTAAAATGGTTGCCGATAAGATGAAGACCAATGGATTGCTTACGACATATGCATCGAAAGGAAGCGTGAGAAGAAACCTTCAGGAGTTAGGTTTTGAGGTTGAAAAAAAAGCTGGTCCACCGGGAAAACGCGAAATGATCAACGCCAGAAAACTGCCGCAATTATGA
- a CDS encoding branched-chain amino acid aminotransferase: protein MIIQKSDNPRIGSFDPENYSFGDHFIDHMIICEYENGQWGEPKLMPYGPLPFSPANMAFNYGQACFEGMKAYKDKNGDVFLFRPEKNFERINKSATRLAMPEVPEEAFMQGLKVLIDADRDWVPHGEGKSLYIRPLIFATEEALKARISTKYMFAIVASPAKSYYSAPVSVKISDYYSRASSGGVGFAKAAGNYAASFYPTKLANEEGYEQIIWTDDATHENFEESGTMNVFVRINDTIYTPATSDKILDGVTRDSFIQLAKKRGIEVVVGDVKVKDVIAAHERGELKEVWGVGTAVVTSVFEAIGYKDKKYDLPKLSAEESYALTLQRDLVAIQTNNAEDPFGWRVLVEKNILETV from the coding sequence ATGATAATTCAAAAATCAGACAATCCGAGAATTGGATCTTTTGATCCTGAAAACTATTCATTTGGTGACCATTTTATTGACCACATGATCATTTGTGAATACGAAAACGGCCAATGGGGCGAACCTAAGTTAATGCCATATGGACCGCTTCCTTTTTCACCTGCAAATATGGCTTTCAACTATGGGCAGGCTTGTTTTGAAGGGATGAAGGCTTACAAAGATAAGAATGGAGACGTTTTTCTGTTCAGACCGGAAAAGAATTTTGAACGTATCAATAAATCTGCAACCAGACTTGCGATGCCGGAAGTTCCGGAAGAAGCTTTTATGCAGGGACTGAAAGTGCTGATAGATGCCGACAGAGACTGGGTGCCGCATGGCGAAGGAAAATCCCTGTACATTCGCCCGCTGATTTTTGCTACTGAAGAAGCCCTTAAAGCAAGGATTTCCACAAAATATATGTTTGCGATTGTAGCATCACCTGCAAAGAGTTATTACTCAGCACCGGTTTCAGTAAAAATTTCTGATTATTACTCCAGAGCATCCAGCGGTGGTGTTGGTTTTGCAAAAGCTGCAGGAAATTATGCGGCGTCTTTTTACCCTACAAAACTGGCCAATGAGGAAGGCTATGAACAGATCATCTGGACTGACGATGCCACCCATGAAAATTTCGAGGAAAGCGGTACGATGAATGTTTTCGTAAGAATAAACGATACGATTTATACGCCTGCAACATCTGATAAAATTTTGGATGGCGTGACCAGAGACAGCTTCATCCAGCTTGCAAAAAAGAGAGGAATCGAAGTTGTGGTAGGTGATGTGAAAGTGAAAGATGTGATCGCAGCGCACGAACGCGGAGAACTGAAAGAGGTTTGGGGCGTAGGTACCGCAGTTGTGACCAGTGTTTTCGAAGCTATCGGTTACAAGGACAAAAAATATGATCTGCCTAAACTTTCTGCGGAAGAGAGCTATGCTCTGACATTGCAAAGAGATTTGGTCGCGATCCAAACCAATAATGCTGAAGATCCTTTCGGATGGAGGGTTTTGGTTGAGAAAAACATTCTGGAAACTGTATAA
- a CDS encoding FKBP-type peptidyl-prolyl cis-trans isomerase encodes MKKIFWFLPVIIFSCTKQPVHPPVGSVLSQKDLQVSKDRSRSLYELERKQITDWIAQQNKKYYVNGLGYWIDKDLSQNLKRKDGERLSYQYEIYDFDRVKIYDEPKTAKDVYLGKFEDLKAVDDALRYLKPGEEATLLVPSLLAYGTYGDNDKIPNDMPLIIKLTVTH; translated from the coding sequence ATGAAGAAAATTTTTTGGTTTTTGCCGGTCATAATCTTCTCTTGCACCAAACAGCCAGTGCATCCGCCAGTTGGCAGTGTGCTGTCTCAGAAAGATTTGCAGGTATCCAAAGACCGGTCCCGTTCGCTGTACGAGCTGGAAAGAAAACAGATTACCGACTGGATTGCTCAGCAGAACAAAAAATATTATGTGAACGGTTTAGGATACTGGATCGACAAAGATCTTTCGCAAAACCTGAAAAGAAAGGATGGCGAGCGACTGTCTTACCAATATGAAATTTATGATTTCGACCGGGTGAAGATTTACGATGAACCGAAAACCGCAAAGGATGTTTATTTAGGTAAATTCGAAGATTTAAAAGCCGTGGATGATGCTTTGCGATATCTGAAACCGGGGGAAGAAGCGACGCTATTGGTGCCTTCTTTGTTGGCTTACGGAACTTATGGCGATAATGATAAAATCCCGAACGATATGCCTTTAATTATAAAACTTACCGTAACTCACTGA
- a CDS encoding peptidylprolyl isomerase: protein MNVDKEIYEGLNDGLYANLQTSKGNMLVKLEDKKSPVTVANFVGLAEGKIDNKAKGKGVPYYDGTIFHRVIENFMIQGGDPQGTGMGDPGYKFEDEKNDLKHTGKGILSMANSGPNTNGSQFFITQVATPWLDGKHTIFGKVVSGENIIDEIAKVEKNAQDKPKTDVVLEKVSIFSKGDEYKSYDAAKTFNDGKAKIQENNKNFAAKQEEAAKKELDVLKAGMETTPSGLMYKINKKGTGKKAERGNTVSVHYAGRLTNGNEFDNSFKRGEPIEFPVGAGMVIRGWDEGLLMLNEGDEARFLIPPDLGYGARGAGGVIPPNAWLIFDVQLVKVK, encoded by the coding sequence ATGAACGTAGACAAAGAAATTTATGAAGGTCTGAATGACGGACTGTATGCAAATCTGCAAACCTCGAAAGGGAATATGCTGGTAAAGCTGGAGGATAAAAAATCGCCGGTTACTGTAGCAAATTTCGTTGGCCTTGCAGAAGGTAAAATAGACAATAAAGCGAAAGGAAAAGGTGTTCCGTATTATGACGGCACGATTTTCCACAGGGTGATCGAGAATTTTATGATTCAGGGTGGTGATCCGCAGGGTACAGGAATGGGCGATCCGGGTTACAAATTCGAAGATGAAAAAAATGATCTGAAGCACACCGGGAAAGGAATTCTTTCCATGGCCAATTCAGGACCAAACACCAACGGTTCACAGTTCTTCATCACACAGGTGGCTACACCTTGGTTAGACGGAAAACACACCATTTTCGGAAAAGTGGTAAGTGGTGAAAACATCATTGATGAAATTGCCAAAGTAGAAAAAAACGCTCAGGACAAACCAAAAACTGATGTGGTTTTAGAGAAAGTTTCAATCTTCAGTAAAGGCGATGAGTACAAGAGTTATGATGCTGCTAAAACCTTTAATGATGGAAAAGCCAAAATTCAGGAAAACAATAAAAATTTCGCTGCAAAACAGGAAGAAGCCGCTAAAAAAGAACTGGATGTACTGAAAGCGGGAATGGAAACCACACCGTCAGGATTAATGTATAAAATTAACAAGAAAGGAACGGGTAAAAAAGCAGAGAGAGGAAATACCGTTTCTGTACATTATGCAGGAAGACTGACTAACGGAAACGAATTCGACAATTCGTTCAAAAGAGGTGAGCCTATTGAATTTCCTGTGGGTGCCGGAATGGTGATCAGAGGTTGGGATGAAGGTTTACTGATGCTGAATGAAGGCGATGAAGCCAGATTCCTTATTCCACCAGATTTGGGTTACGGAGCGAGAGGTGCCGGAGGTGTTATTCCGCCAAACGCATGGTTGATCTTCGACGTGCAGCTTGTAAAAGTAAAGTAA